A region from the Haloarcula limicola genome encodes:
- the dnaJ gene encoding molecular chaperone DnaJ, giving the protein MSQDFYEVLGVSRDASEDEIQQAYREKAREYHPDVSDDPDAEEKFKKAKKAKEVLTDEEQRQMYDQMGHDRFEQAEKRGGAGGGAGGRGGMGGDPFGGAGGFDMQDIFDQFFGGGGRGGGGNRPRQGQDLQTRLEIDLEEAYDGATKQLTVTRPETCEDCDGKGHPPEADSQTCPECNGQGQTTRVQQTPMGRVQQTATCRRCEGDGTLYDETCSTCGGNGTVQNEATLEVDVPAGIADGQTLRMEREGAPGERGGPNGDLLIQVTVRSHPDFERDGDDLSHQHAISFPQAVFGDTITVPTLDGEVEMDIDSGTQSGEVFRLEGKGMPRLRRRGNGDLYVQVQVVTPDSLNGEQREALEAFAEAGGEEVDVEEGFFEKLKNSL; this is encoded by the coding sequence ATGAGCCAGGATTTCTACGAGGTACTGGGCGTCTCGCGGGACGCCTCGGAAGACGAGATTCAGCAGGCGTACCGCGAGAAGGCCCGGGAGTATCACCCCGACGTGAGCGACGATCCGGACGCCGAGGAGAAGTTCAAGAAGGCGAAGAAGGCCAAGGAGGTCCTGACCGACGAGGAGCAGCGACAGATGTACGACCAGATGGGCCACGACCGCTTCGAGCAGGCCGAGAAGCGCGGCGGAGCGGGCGGCGGTGCCGGCGGTCGCGGCGGCATGGGCGGCGACCCGTTCGGCGGGGCCGGCGGCTTCGACATGCAGGACATCTTCGACCAGTTCTTCGGCGGCGGCGGACGCGGCGGTGGCGGCAACCGTCCGCGGCAGGGCCAGGACCTCCAGACGCGACTGGAGATCGACCTCGAGGAGGCCTACGACGGCGCGACGAAGCAGTTGACCGTCACTCGGCCCGAGACCTGTGAAGACTGCGACGGGAAGGGTCACCCGCCGGAGGCGGACTCCCAGACCTGTCCGGAGTGTAACGGGCAGGGCCAGACCACGCGCGTCCAGCAGACGCCGATGGGTCGAGTCCAGCAGACCGCGACGTGTCGCCGCTGCGAGGGCGACGGGACGCTGTACGACGAGACCTGTTCGACCTGCGGCGGCAACGGGACCGTCCAGAACGAGGCGACGCTAGAAGTGGACGTCCCGGCCGGCATCGCCGACGGCCAGACCCTCCGGATGGAACGCGAGGGCGCGCCGGGCGAGCGCGGCGGTCCCAACGGCGACCTGCTCATTCAGGTCACGGTCCGGAGCCACCCCGACTTCGAACGCGACGGCGACGACCTCTCGCACCAGCACGCCATCTCCTTCCCGCAGGCCGTCTTCGGCGACACGATCACCGTCCCGACGCTCGACGGCGAGGTAGAGATGGACATCGACTCGGGGACTCAGAGCGGTGAAGTGTTCAGGCTAGAGGGCAAGGGGATGCCACGACTGCGCCGCCGCGGCAACGGTGACCTCTACGTGCAGGTGCAGGTCGTCACGCCCGACAGCCTCAACGGCGAGCAGCGGGAGGCGCTCGAAGCGTTCGCCGAGGCCGGCGGCGAGGAGGTCGACGTCGAGGAGGGCTTCTTCGAGAAACTGAAGAACTCGCTGTAA
- a CDS encoding aldo/keto reductase, which yields MPMLGLGTWQNDDPDECATSVETALEMGYRHVDTAQAYGNEAAVGDGIAAADVDRDDLFVATKIDTSNLAHDDVLETAEESLDDLGLDHVDLLYVHWPAGEYDAEGTLSAFDELHSRGKIDHVGLSNFPPERVEEAVDILDAPVFANQVEMHPFLQQEELRAHADEHDYELVAYSPLARGEVFEDDVLADVAEDHDASAAQVSLAWLREKGVTAIPKATGRDHIEDNFESVEIDLSEDELDRIDGIEQRTRLVDPDWGPDAWD from the coding sequence ATGCCGATGCTCGGCCTCGGAACGTGGCAGAACGACGACCCCGACGAGTGCGCGACGAGCGTCGAGACGGCCCTGGAGATGGGGTATCGACACGTCGACACCGCACAGGCCTACGGCAACGAGGCCGCCGTCGGCGACGGTATCGCCGCGGCCGACGTGGACCGCGACGACCTCTTCGTCGCGACGAAGATCGATACCTCGAATCTCGCCCACGACGACGTTCTCGAGACCGCCGAGGAGAGCCTCGACGACCTCGGCCTCGATCACGTCGACCTCCTGTACGTCCACTGGCCGGCCGGCGAATACGACGCCGAGGGGACCCTCTCGGCGTTCGACGAACTGCACTCCCGCGGGAAGATAGACCACGTCGGGCTCTCGAACTTCCCGCCGGAGCGAGTCGAGGAAGCGGTCGACATCCTCGACGCGCCCGTCTTCGCCAACCAGGTCGAGATGCACCCGTTCCTCCAGCAGGAGGAGCTGCGCGCCCACGCCGACGAACACGACTACGAACTCGTCGCGTACTCGCCGCTCGCCCGCGGCGAGGTGTTCGAAGACGACGTGCTCGCCGACGTCGCCGAGGACCACGACGCCAGCGCGGCACAGGTCAGCCTGGCCTGGCTCCGCGAGAAGGGCGTCACGGCCATCCCGAAGGCGACCGGCCGCGACCACATCGAGGACAACTTCGAGAGCGTCGAGATCGACCTCTCCGAGGACGAACTCGACCGCATCGACGGTATCGAACAGCGCACCCGTCTCGTGGACCCCGACTGGGGTCCCGACGCCTGGGACTGA
- a CDS encoding halocyanin domain-containing protein yields MTDGSADVSRRAFLRTAAGATAVSAATGAAAAQENGTSTGTATGTATGTSTGTPSGTGTPSGTETGTGSGGGENGTSGGSGNESSGGGGGGGGSAGPPDYGNWFSGVGNFTGSTVDETGSSEVTVEVGVEANGGAFGFGPPAVHVDNGATVKWEWTGEGGGHNVKSQGEGPLDSGSATSSAGVNYEYTFEEDGIYKYYCAPHRGQGMKGAIVVGTDYPTASTGGEGESDASPEVPSSAKTLGVATSFVMVATLGLAYFFVRYGGDYEAPDVE; encoded by the coding sequence ATGACAGACGGTAGTGCGGACGTGTCTCGCCGGGCCTTCTTGCGCACCGCCGCAGGAGCGACTGCTGTCTCGGCCGCGACCGGGGCCGCGGCCGCACAGGAGAACGGCACCAGCACAGGGACCGCGACCGGAACCGCGACGGGTACCAGCACGGGGACGCCGAGCGGGACCGGCACCCCCTCCGGAACCGAGACCGGCACCGGTAGCGGCGGCGGCGAGAACGGCACCAGCGGTGGAAGTGGCAACGAGTCCAGCGGCGGCGGTGGCGGCGGCGGTGGAAGCGCCGGCCCGCCGGACTACGGCAACTGGTTCAGCGGCGTCGGCAACTTCACCGGCAGCACCGTCGACGAGACCGGCAGTAGCGAGGTGACCGTCGAGGTCGGAGTGGAGGCCAACGGCGGTGCCTTCGGCTTCGGCCCGCCCGCCGTCCACGTCGACAACGGCGCGACGGTCAAGTGGGAGTGGACCGGCGAGGGCGGCGGTCACAACGTCAAATCGCAGGGCGAGGGTCCGTTGGACTCCGGCAGTGCGACGTCCAGCGCCGGCGTCAACTACGAGTACACCTTCGAGGAAGACGGCATCTACAAGTACTACTGCGCGCCCCACCGGGGTCAGGGTATGAAGGGCGCTATCGTCGTCGGGACGGATTACCCAACTGCTAGCACCGGCGGCGAAGGCGAGAGCGACGCGTCTCCGGAGGTGCCGAGTAGCGCGAAGACCCTCGGCGTCGCCACGTCGTTCGTGATGGTCGCTACGCTCGGCCTGGCGTACTTCTTCGTCCGCTACGGCGGCGATTACGAGGCCCCGGACGTCGAGTAA
- a CDS encoding type II toxin-antitoxin system RatA family toxin produces MDEVEVSTVVYAPPEEMYEFLLDFPGYARYSEYIERVTQDGDGTPGTRYDLVFSWWKLTYTARSEVTGVERPERIDWRIVKDIDADGYWKVESVPEKAPDGVEAASRIVFHIDFDPSSVSESSVDLPRFVSLDWVIEKVKPLIRKEAGRIVERVVADIEGTRRDVDLNIRTGPDSL; encoded by the coding sequence GTGGACGAAGTGGAGGTCAGTACGGTCGTCTACGCGCCCCCCGAGGAGATGTACGAGTTCCTGCTGGATTTCCCGGGATACGCGCGCTATTCGGAGTACATAGAACGGGTGACACAGGACGGCGACGGGACGCCGGGAACGCGATACGACCTCGTCTTTTCGTGGTGGAAGCTCACCTACACCGCGCGGTCTGAGGTGACCGGTGTCGAGCGACCGGAACGGATCGATTGGCGCATCGTGAAAGACATCGACGCCGACGGCTACTGGAAAGTCGAGTCGGTGCCCGAGAAAGCGCCCGACGGCGTCGAAGCGGCCTCGCGGATCGTCTTCCACATCGATTTCGACCCGAGTTCGGTGTCGGAGAGCAGCGTGGACCTGCCCAGATTCGTCTCGCTGGATTGGGTCATCGAGAAGGTCAAACCGCTGATCCGCAAAGAGGCCGGTCGCATCGTCGAACGAGTCGTCGCCGATATCGAGGGAACGCGCCGCGACGTCGATCTGAACATCCGGACCGGGCCGGACTCCCTCTAA
- a CDS encoding MarR family transcriptional regulator, with translation MSTSDVQQAEADEEAVGWEAVRDLPPSAKLVAKVLEYNETLTQSQLAEETLLPPRTVRYALNRLEEADVVASRFSFADARKRIYTLRIE, from the coding sequence ATGAGTACATCCGACGTTCAACAGGCCGAAGCGGACGAGGAGGCCGTCGGCTGGGAGGCCGTTCGTGACCTCCCGCCGAGCGCCAAACTCGTCGCGAAGGTCTTAGAGTACAACGAGACGCTGACCCAGAGCCAGCTCGCGGAGGAGACGCTGCTGCCGCCCCGCACCGTTCGCTACGCGCTGAACCGCCTCGAAGAAGCCGACGTCGTCGCCTCGCGCTTCTCCTTCGCCGACGCCCGCAAGCGGATCTACACGCTCCGCATCGAGTGA
- a CDS encoding tubulin/FtsZ family protein, whose amino-acid sequence MKVVLIGVGQAGGKVTESLAEFDYDMGFNAVRGALAVNSAEADLQNLGIDTALIGQDRVKGHGVGGDNELGAQIMQENAVEVLDSLDGRITTEAEAVVVVAGLGGGTGSGGAPMLARELNRIYEMPVYVLGILPGKDEGGLYQANAGRSLKTAAREADSLLLVDNDAWRGTGDSVADGYERVNDAISQRVGLLLASGEAVEGVGESVVDSSEIINTLRGGGISSIGYASAEAAEDASENVNTITSVTRKALLTSMSLPNAVEAESALLVIAGDPDRISRKGVERARRWVEDQTGSMQVRGGDFPLGSDKLAALVVLSGVERSDRVDQFMERANEAAKSQGNSVDPDEFTNDDLDSLL is encoded by the coding sequence ATGAAAGTCGTCCTGATTGGCGTCGGCCAAGCCGGGGGAAAGGTCACGGAGTCCCTCGCCGAATTCGACTACGACATGGGGTTCAACGCCGTACGCGGCGCGCTCGCGGTCAACAGCGCCGAAGCGGACCTCCAGAACCTCGGCATCGACACCGCGCTCATCGGCCAGGACCGGGTGAAGGGCCACGGCGTCGGCGGCGACAACGAACTCGGCGCACAGATCATGCAGGAGAACGCCGTCGAGGTGCTCGACAGCCTCGACGGGCGCATCACCACCGAGGCCGAGGCCGTCGTCGTCGTGGCCGGTCTCGGGGGCGGCACCGGTTCCGGCGGCGCGCCGATGCTCGCCCGCGAGCTCAACCGCATCTACGAGATGCCCGTCTACGTCCTCGGCATCCTCCCCGGAAAGGACGAAGGCGGTCTCTATCAGGCCAACGCCGGCCGCTCGCTCAAGACGGCCGCCCGCGAGGCCGACTCCCTCCTCCTCGTCGATAACGACGCGTGGCGCGGCACCGGCGACAGCGTCGCCGACGGTTACGAGCGCGTCAACGACGCCATCTCCCAGCGCGTCGGCCTCCTGCTCGCCTCCGGCGAGGCCGTCGAGGGCGTCGGCGAGAGCGTCGTCGACTCCTCGGAGATCATCAACACTCTCCGCGGCGGCGGCATCTCCTCCATCGGCTACGCCAGCGCCGAGGCCGCCGAGGACGCCAGCGAGAACGTCAACACCATCACGAGCGTCACGCGGAAGGCCCTCCTGACTAGTATGAGCCTCCCCAACGCCGTCGAGGCCGAATCCGCCCTGCTGGTCATCGCCGGCGACCCCGACCGCATCTCCCGGAAGGGCGTCGAGCGCGCCCGCCGCTGGGTCGAGGACCAGACCGGCAGTATGCAGGTCCGCGGCGGCGACTTCCCGCTCGGTTCGGACAAGCTCGCCGCGCTGGTCGTCCTCTCGGGCGTCGAGCGCTCCGATCGCGTCGACCAGTTCATGGAGCGGGCCAACGAGGCCGCCAAGTCACAGGGTAACTCCGTCGACCCTGACGAGTTCACTAACGACGACCTGGATAGCCTTCTGTAA
- a CDS encoding alkaline phosphatase family protein, translating into MGLFDRLKGDDAPRVAFFGIDGVPYSLIDEHPDVFPNLTELKNEGSGGPIDSIVPPESSACWPSLTTGVNPGQTGVYGFQDREVGSYDTYVPMGRDVQATRLWDRVTEDGRDATVLNVPVTFPPQRNVQRMVSGFLSPGVDKAAYPDELRDRLEDSNYRIDVNAKLGHDEDKTEFVEDAHETLERRYETFSHYVGQDDWDLFFGVFMTTDRVNHFLFKHYEQDGEYKQEFFDFYEKVDEYLGKLREQLGDDVTMVVASDHGFTSLEHEVHFNEWLEQEGWLEYEDDDHSELGDIGEDTKAYSLIPGRFYVNLEGREPKGGVPEAEYESVRDDLKEKLESLEGPNGNKVADRVVTREDAFRGDHDDIAPDLVVVPNHGFDLKAGFKGSDDVFGIGPRNGMHSFDNATLLVDDADARIEDADLYDIAPTILDLLEHDYDRTEFDGASLV; encoded by the coding sequence ATGGGATTATTCGACCGTCTGAAAGGCGACGACGCGCCCCGCGTCGCCTTCTTCGGCATCGACGGTGTGCCGTACAGCCTCATCGACGAGCATCCGGACGTCTTCCCCAACCTCACGGAGCTCAAGAACGAGGGGAGCGGCGGCCCCATCGACAGCATCGTTCCGCCCGAATCCAGCGCCTGCTGGCCCTCGCTGACGACCGGCGTCAACCCCGGACAGACCGGCGTCTACGGCTTTCAGGACCGCGAGGTCGGCTCCTATGACACGTACGTGCCGATGGGCCGGGACGTACAGGCGACCCGCCTCTGGGACCGCGTCACCGAGGACGGCCGCGACGCGACGGTGCTCAACGTCCCGGTCACGTTCCCGCCGCAGCGAAACGTCCAGCGGATGGTCTCCGGCTTCCTCTCGCCCGGGGTCGACAAGGCGGCCTATCCGGACGAACTGCGTGACCGCCTCGAAGACAGCAACTACCGCATCGACGTCAACGCCAAGCTCGGCCACGACGAGGACAAGACCGAGTTCGTCGAGGACGCCCACGAGACCCTCGAACGCCGCTACGAGACGTTCTCCCACTACGTCGGGCAGGACGACTGGGACCTCTTCTTCGGCGTCTTCATGACCACCGACCGGGTCAACCACTTCCTGTTCAAGCACTACGAGCAGGACGGCGAGTACAAACAGGAGTTCTTCGACTTCTACGAGAAGGTCGACGAGTATCTGGGCAAGCTCCGCGAGCAACTCGGCGACGACGTGACGATGGTCGTCGCCTCCGACCACGGCTTCACCTCGCTGGAGCACGAGGTCCACTTCAACGAGTGGTTAGAACAGGAGGGCTGGCTCGAATACGAGGACGACGACCACTCCGAGCTGGGCGACATCGGCGAGGACACGAAGGCGTACTCGCTCATCCCCGGCCGCTTCTACGTCAACTTAGAGGGCCGCGAACCCAAGGGCGGCGTCCCCGAAGCCGAGTACGAGTCGGTGCGCGACGACCTCAAGGAGAAGCTCGAATCGCTCGAAGGTCCGAACGGGAACAAAGTCGCCGACCGCGTCGTCACCCGCGAGGACGCCTTCCGCGGCGACCACGACGACATCGCGCCGGACCTCGTCGTCGTCCCGAACCACGGCTTCGACCTCAAGGCCGGCTTCAAGGGCAGCGACGACGTCTTCGGTATCGGCCCGCGCAACGGGATGCACTCCTTCGACAACGCGACGCTGCTCGTCGACGACGCCGACGCCCGCATCGAGGACGCCGACCTCTACGACATCGCCCCGACCATCCTCGACCTGCTAGAACACGACTACGATCGCACCGAGTTCGACGGCGCGAGCCTGGTATAG
- a CDS encoding inorganic diphosphatase: MTNLWEDLETGPNPPEEIYAVVECLKGERNKYEYDKDIPAVVLDRVLHSNVHYPSDYGFIPQSYYDDEDPFDVLVLVEDQTFPGCVIEARPVAMMKMDDDGEQDDKIIAVPTEDPRWDYIDDLEDISQQRLDEIEEFFTSYKNLEKGKEVETQGFEDKQAAMDAIEHAQELYDENF; this comes from the coding sequence ATGACGAATCTCTGGGAAGACTTAGAGACCGGACCGAACCCGCCCGAAGAGATCTACGCCGTCGTCGAGTGCCTCAAGGGCGAGCGCAACAAGTACGAGTACGACAAGGACATCCCCGCCGTCGTGCTGGACCGCGTGCTCCACTCGAACGTCCACTACCCGTCGGACTACGGGTTCATCCCGCAGTCGTACTACGACGACGAGGACCCCTTCGACGTTCTCGTCCTCGTCGAGGACCAGACGTTCCCCGGCTGCGTCATCGAGGCTCGCCCCGTCGCCATGATGAAGATGGACGACGACGGCGAACAGGACGACAAGATCATCGCCGTCCCCACCGAAGATCCCCGCTGGGACTACATCGACGACTTAGAGGACATCTCCCAGCAGCGGCTCGACGAGATAGAGGAGTTCTTCACGTCGTACAAGAACTTGGAGAAGGGCAAGGAAGTCGAGACGCAGGGCTTCGAGGACAAGCAGGCCGCGATGGACGCCATCGAACACGCACAGGAACTCTACGACGAGAACTTCTGA
- a CDS encoding PadR family transcriptional regulator, which yields MSEAQSVTGSPGIAKDLTAFQQNILVILAEEPRYGLAIKRELEAYYSDEVNHGRLYPNLDDLVEMGLVEKSELDKRTNQYSLTDSGKEAVLDQLGWEFSKFVTGNDRADELHDLVDDQE from the coding sequence ATGTCAGAGGCACAATCCGTTACGGGCAGTCCAGGTATCGCGAAAGACCTCACGGCGTTCCAACAGAACATCCTCGTCATCCTCGCGGAGGAGCCGCGGTACGGTCTCGCTATCAAACGGGAACTCGAAGCGTACTACAGCGACGAGGTCAACCACGGCCGACTCTACCCGAACCTCGACGACCTCGTCGAGATGGGACTGGTCGAGAAGAGCGAACTCGACAAGCGGACGAACCAGTACTCGCTGACCGACAGCGGGAAAGAGGCGGTCCTCGACCAGCTCGGCTGGGAGTTCTCGAAGTTCGTCACCGGCAACGACCGCGCCGACGAACTCCACGACCTCGTCGACGACCAGGAGTAA
- a CDS encoding DUF7108 family protein, which yields MTDLPDETIDEVERLTKLTREAVDEGAAAAYREDRDALLDEHDYTARIREEDAGEVLVCHPAEWVEDGVIRPERVEDTDRGVEIRLSGPEDPDEWDEVEAANRTVAEEVRDEHGDVHGATADALADFMGNHYSKAIADATPEELAEFREEYFPRNTWPTDEQRSLLDTSVRLTVEKAGGRIPER from the coding sequence ATGACTGACCTGCCAGACGAGACGATCGACGAGGTCGAACGGCTGACGAAACTGACCCGCGAGGCGGTCGACGAGGGGGCCGCCGCCGCGTACCGCGAGGACCGCGACGCGCTGCTCGACGAACACGACTACACCGCTCGCATCCGCGAGGAAGACGCCGGCGAGGTGCTGGTCTGTCACCCCGCCGAGTGGGTCGAAGACGGCGTCATCCGTCCGGAGCGAGTCGAGGACACCGACCGCGGCGTCGAAATCCGGCTCTCCGGACCGGAAGATCCCGACGAGTGGGACGAGGTCGAGGCGGCGAACCGAACGGTCGCCGAGGAGGTCCGGGACGAGCACGGCGACGTCCACGGTGCGACGGCCGACGCGCTCGCGGACTTCATGGGCAACCACTACAGTAAGGCCATCGCGGACGCGACGCCGGAGGAACTCGCCGAGTTCCGCGAGGAGTACTTCCCGCGGAACACGTGGCCGACCGACGAACAGCGGTCGCTGCTCGACACGTCGGTTCGGCTCACCGTCGAAAAAGCGGGTGGTCGGATCCCGGAGCGCTGA
- the rnhA gene encoding ribonuclease HI: MPVIECDESAARDRLSDAGVGVEAGNTDHERWRAEYEGATAVAYDGKVVVQGENTARLEALLREGSGGRVHAYFDGASRGNPGPAAVGYVLVDDSGIVAEGGETIGRATNNQAEYAALVKALEVAADYDFDEVHVRGDSELIVKQVRGEWNTNDPDLREQRVRVRELLMGFDDWQIEHVPREINDRADELANDALDD, encoded by the coding sequence ATGCCGGTCATCGAGTGCGACGAGAGCGCCGCCCGCGACAGACTCAGCGACGCGGGCGTCGGCGTCGAGGCGGGAAACACGGACCACGAGCGCTGGCGCGCGGAGTACGAGGGGGCGACGGCCGTCGCCTACGACGGGAAAGTCGTCGTACAGGGCGAGAACACCGCGCGGCTCGAAGCGCTCTTGCGCGAGGGGAGCGGCGGGCGCGTCCACGCCTACTTCGACGGCGCGTCTCGGGGCAATCCCGGCCCCGCGGCCGTCGGCTACGTCCTCGTCGACGACAGCGGCATCGTCGCCGAGGGCGGCGAGACCATCGGTCGCGCGACGAACAACCAGGCGGAGTACGCCGCCCTCGTCAAGGCGCTGGAGGTGGCCGCCGACTACGACTTCGACGAGGTTCACGTCCGCGGCGACTCCGAACTCATCGTCAAGCAGGTCCGCGGCGAGTGGAACACCAACGACCCCGACCTGCGTGAACAGCGGGTCCGGGTCCGCGAGCTGCTCATGGGCTTCGACGACTGGCAGATAGAGCACGTTCCGCGGGAGATAAACGACCGCGCCGACGAGCTAGCCAACGACGCACTCGATGACTGA
- the nreA gene encoding DNA repair protein NreA yields the protein MHLDEFIEGFERDEAAEKRRLAAEKSYAITDHLEDVERQFEQAVQGDALFGSTSPEIFVGRTGYPNVSTGLLSPVDRDATAETFATSSEWYDAGLGIEDVLQRRTGMLNSTRSTSVDSVSTGRGRGSDTGGAYDVWDGFVGVQREVAIADHPVDVEVGLDGKPELDLEFDDVGTPTGPRAHATGADLAENPHVPKPVEKTLSDDDWRAEGAMTYLYRRGFDVYDINTILSAGALGQARERSLVPTRWSITAVDDTVGQYVRGTLRNGDTIDKPEVWYNEYMGNRYWVLLAPGRWEFELVEMKAPQSVWNPRPETGYYLASAHEGYEGRTQYVEETAGAYYAARLGVLEHLADRGRQAKCLVLREITDDYWAPVGVWQVREGVRNAFDGEPGVGQTFHETLSAVSDQLPVSVGALRRKSELVAGLQSQLSDF from the coding sequence ATGCACCTCGACGAGTTCATCGAGGGGTTCGAACGCGACGAGGCCGCCGAGAAGCGCCGCCTCGCCGCGGAGAAGTCCTACGCCATCACCGACCACCTGGAGGACGTCGAGCGCCAGTTCGAGCAGGCGGTGCAGGGCGACGCCCTCTTCGGCTCTACCTCGCCGGAGATCTTCGTCGGCCGGACGGGGTATCCGAACGTCTCGACCGGACTCCTCTCGCCGGTAGACCGGGACGCGACGGCCGAGACGTTCGCCACAAGCAGCGAGTGGTACGACGCCGGACTCGGCATCGAGGACGTGCTCCAGCGACGGACCGGGATGCTCAACTCCACCCGCTCGACGTCCGTCGACTCGGTGAGCACCGGGCGAGGTCGAGGGAGCGACACCGGCGGCGCGTACGACGTCTGGGACGGGTTCGTCGGCGTCCAGCGGGAAGTCGCCATCGCCGACCACCCGGTCGACGTCGAGGTCGGCTTGGACGGCAAACCGGAACTCGACCTCGAATTCGACGACGTGGGGACGCCCACCGGGCCGAGAGCCCACGCCACGGGGGCCGACCTCGCGGAGAACCCCCACGTCCCCAAGCCCGTCGAGAAGACGCTCTCGGACGACGACTGGCGCGCCGAGGGCGCGATGACGTACCTCTATCGCCGCGGCTTCGACGTCTACGACATCAACACCATCCTCTCGGCCGGCGCGCTCGGGCAGGCCAGAGAGCGGTCGCTCGTCCCGACCCGGTGGTCGATCACCGCCGTCGACGACACCGTCGGCCAGTACGTTCGCGGGACGCTCCGGAACGGCGACACCATCGACAAGCCCGAGGTGTGGTACAACGAGTACATGGGCAACCGCTACTGGGTCCTGCTCGCGCCGGGGCGCTGGGAGTTCGAACTGGTCGAGATGAAGGCCCCCCAGAGCGTCTGGAACCCGCGTCCCGAGACAGGCTACTATCTCGCCAGCGCCCACGAGGGGTACGAGGGCCGCACGCAGTACGTCGAGGAGACCGCGGGGGCGTACTACGCCGCGCGACTCGGCGTCCTCGAACACCTCGCAGACCGGGGCCGGCAGGCGAAGTGTCTCGTCCTCCGGGAGATAACCGACGACTACTGGGCTCCCGTCGGCGTCTGGCAGGTCCGCGAGGGCGTGCGAAACGCCTTCGACGGCGAACCGGGCGTGGGCCAGACGTTTCACGAGACGCTCTCGGCCGTCTCCGACCAGTTGCCCGTGAGCGTCGGCGCGCTCCGGCGCAAGTCCGAACTCGTCGCGGGACTCCAGTCTCAGCTCTCCGATTTCTGA
- a CDS encoding DUF5789 family protein, with protein MSDDENEEEEDAPAVELGEGPDVEGAPLSRVAARLTWGIEHSTIVEREGDTVLRTPDGPRQLSEIMTDVDETYFSDRHEFTEAVRGVVGEGPVPTEN; from the coding sequence ATGAGCGACGACGAGAACGAGGAAGAGGAAGACGCGCCAGCCGTCGAACTCGGCGAGGGGCCCGACGTCGAGGGAGCGCCGCTGTCCCGCGTCGCGGCGCGGCTCACCTGGGGCATCGAGCACAGCACGATCGTCGAGCGGGAGGGCGACACCGTCCTCCGAACGCCCGACGGCCCGCGGCAGCTCTCCGAGATCATGACCGACGTCGACGAGACGTACTTCTCGGACCGACACGAGTTCACCGAGGCGGTGCGGGGCGTCGTCGGCGAGGGACCCGTTCCGACCGAAAACTAG
- a CDS encoding cobalamin B12-binding domain-containing protein, with amino-acid sequence MSVEQEQAERTIRCLVAKVGLDGHDRGAHVIARALRDAGFEVIYSGLHRAPEEVVQAAVQEDVDVVGISILSGAHNTLVPKILDGLREYDAFDDRLVLVGGIVPDDDKDELREQGVDEIFGPGASMDEMIAYIHEHAPER; translated from the coding sequence ATGAGTGTCGAGCAGGAGCAGGCCGAGCGGACTATCAGGTGTCTGGTCGCGAAGGTCGGACTCGACGGCCACGACCGCGGGGCGCACGTCATCGCCCGCGCGCTCCGCGACGCCGGGTTCGAGGTCATCTACTCGGGCCTGCACCGCGCCCCGGAGGAAGTCGTGCAGGCCGCCGTGCAGGAGGACGTCGACGTCGTGGGCATCTCCATCCTCTCGGGCGCGCACAACACGCTGGTCCCGAAGATTCTGGACGGCCTGCGCGAGTACGACGCCTTCGACGACCGACTCGTCCTCGTCGGCGGCATCGTCCCCGACGACGACAAGGACGAACTCCGCGAGCAGGGCGTCGACGAGATATTCGGGCCCGGCGCGTCGATGGACGAGATGATCGCGTACATCCACGAGCACGCCCCCGAGCGATGA